Proteins from a genomic interval of Halomonas alkaliantarctica:
- a CDS encoding helix-turn-helix transcriptional regulator, with translation MSSELGKKVREIREAEGMGRQAFCDLIDVPKQTLINIEMGRSGPSGKLLAEVSKAFTKYTLWLMTDQTDEACGQISPDIERARRELKQTGTDTN, from the coding sequence ATGTCAAGCGAACTTGGCAAAAAAGTACGAGAAATTCGTGAAGCGGAGGGGATGGGACGCCAAGCCTTCTGCGACCTAATCGACGTGCCTAAGCAGACCCTGATCAATATTGAGATGGGGCGCAGCGGGCCGTCTGGGAAACTATTAGCTGAAGTGAGCAAGGCGTTTACCAAGTACACACTTTGGTTGATGACCGATCAGACAGATGAAGCGTGCGGACAAATAAGCCCCGACATAGAGAGGGCGCGCCGCGAATTGAAGCAAACAGGGACGGATACCAACTAG
- a CDS encoding DNA-binding protein, whose protein sequence is METSNTPHVPAPQVPVMTIERFSELTGLTPDTVRGQLNQGNLPLIKVGRRRLVNVALFTAECLQSEDWH, encoded by the coding sequence ATGGAAACGAGCAACACGCCCCACGTCCCCGCACCTCAAGTGCCCGTTATGACGATAGAGCGTTTCTCCGAGCTAACTGGCCTTACCCCCGACACCGTGCGGGGCCAGCTTAACCAGGGGAATCTCCCGCTTATCAAAGTGGGTCGTCGTCGCCTCGTTAATGTCGCGCTCTTTACCGCTGAGTGCCTTCAATCGGAGGACTGGCACTAA